Proteins from a genomic interval of Acinonyx jubatus isolate Ajub_Pintada_27869175 chromosome B4, VMU_Ajub_asm_v1.0, whole genome shotgun sequence:
- the LOC106971911 gene encoding protein BRAWNIN, protein MPAGVSWATYLKMFTASLLAMCAGAEVVHRYYLPDLTIPEIPPKPGELKTELLGLKKRQHEPQVSQQ, encoded by the exons ATGCCCGCGGGCGTGTCCTGGGCCACCTACTTGAAAATGTTCACCGCCAGCCTCCTGGCCATGTGCGCCGGGGCCGAAGTGGTGCACAGGTACTACCTGCCGGACCtg ACAATACCTGAAATTCCACCAAAGCCTGGAGAACTCAAAACGGAGCTCTTGGGACTGAAAAAGAGACAACATGAACCTCAAGTTTCTCAGCAATAG